A region from the Saccharomonospora azurea NA-128 genome encodes:
- a CDS encoding thiamine pyrophosphate-requiring protein: MTETVGDYLLQRLRDWDVQQVFGYPGDGINGIVAAFGKADNQPRFVQSRHEEMSAFQAVGYAKFSGEVGVCLATSGPGAIHLLNGLYDAKLDHVPVVALVGQTARSAMGGSYQQEIDLQALLKDVASEYLVEVNVAQQLPNALDRAFRTALARKAPTAVIIPADLQEQEYTPPEHAFKQVPSSPPSTPRAVVLPPEDELAHAAEVLNEGRRVAILAGQGARNAAEELARTADTLGAGVAKALLGKDVLPDDLPYVTGSIGLLGTKPSYELMRDCDTLLIVGSNLPYSQFLPEFGQARAVQIDIDGGRIGMRYPTEVNLVGEAKATLRALLPLLSHKTDRSWRDTVERNVADWWSTLRDQALLDAAPINPMRIVHELSHRVPEDAIVTADSGSSTNWYARNLRMRGRMRGSLSGTLATMGAGVPYALGAKFAHPERPVVALVGDGAMQMNGMAELVTIARYRNLWQDPRLVVCVFNNHDLNQVTWELRAMGGAPKFEESQSLPDVPYAEFAKLVGLEGITVEEPGDLARAWDVALTADRPVVLDVHCDPELPPIPPHATFDQVKSMTEALVKGDPNAWHLLVQGAKTKAQEVLSRSR, encoded by the coding sequence ATGACCGAGACGGTCGGCGACTACCTACTCCAGCGGCTCCGGGACTGGGACGTGCAGCAGGTCTTCGGCTACCCCGGCGACGGCATCAACGGCATCGTCGCCGCGTTCGGCAAGGCGGACAACCAGCCCCGGTTCGTGCAGTCGCGGCACGAGGAGATGTCGGCGTTCCAGGCGGTGGGGTATGCGAAGTTCAGCGGCGAAGTTGGTGTCTGCCTCGCCACGTCCGGCCCCGGGGCGATCCACCTGCTCAACGGCCTGTACGACGCGAAGCTGGACCACGTGCCGGTGGTCGCTCTCGTGGGCCAGACCGCGCGCAGCGCGATGGGCGGCAGCTACCAGCAGGAGATCGACCTCCAGGCGCTGCTGAAGGACGTCGCGTCGGAGTACCTGGTGGAGGTCAACGTCGCACAGCAGCTGCCCAACGCCCTCGACCGGGCCTTTCGCACGGCGCTGGCCCGCAAGGCACCGACCGCGGTGATCATCCCGGCGGACCTGCAGGAGCAGGAGTACACCCCGCCCGAACACGCGTTCAAACAGGTTCCCTCCAGCCCGCCGAGCACGCCGAGAGCGGTGGTCCTCCCTCCCGAGGACGAGCTCGCCCACGCCGCCGAGGTCCTGAACGAGGGTCGACGCGTGGCGATCCTGGCCGGGCAGGGTGCCCGCAACGCCGCCGAGGAGCTCGCCCGCACCGCCGACACGCTCGGCGCCGGGGTGGCGAAAGCGTTGCTGGGCAAGGACGTCTTGCCGGACGACCTGCCGTACGTGACGGGCTCGATCGGTCTGCTGGGCACCAAGCCGAGCTACGAGTTGATGCGCGACTGCGACACGCTGCTCATCGTGGGTTCGAACCTGCCGTACTCGCAGTTCCTGCCGGAGTTCGGCCAGGCGCGGGCCGTGCAGATCGACATCGACGGCGGCCGGATCGGCATGCGCTACCCGACCGAGGTGAACCTCGTCGGCGAGGCGAAGGCCACGCTTCGTGCGCTGCTGCCGCTGCTGTCGCACAAGACCGACCGGTCGTGGCGGGATACGGTCGAACGCAACGTCGCCGACTGGTGGTCGACCCTGCGCGATCAGGCTCTCCTCGACGCCGCGCCGATCAACCCGATGCGCATCGTTCACGAACTGTCCCACCGCGTCCCCGAAGACGCGATCGTGACCGCCGACTCGGGCTCCTCGACCAACTGGTACGCCCGCAACCTGCGGATGCGGGGCCGCATGCGGGGCTCGCTGTCCGGGACGCTCGCCACGATGGGCGCGGGAGTGCCGTACGCGCTCGGCGCCAAGTTCGCCCACCCCGAGCGGCCGGTGGTCGCGCTCGTCGGCGACGGCGCGATGCAGATGAACGGGATGGCCGAACTCGTCACCATCGCGCGGTATCGGAACCTCTGGCAGGACCCGCGGTTGGTCGTGTGCGTGTTCAACAACCACGACCTGAACCAGGTGACGTGGGAGTTGCGCGCCATGGGTGGAGCGCCGAAGTTCGAGGAGTCGCAGAGCCTGCCCGACGTGCCGTACGCGGAGTTCGCCAAGCTCGTCGGCCTGGAGGGCATCACCGTCGAAGAGCCGGGTGACCTCGCCAGGGCGTGGGACGTGGCGCTCACGGCCGACCGGCCCGTGGTCCTCGACGTGCACTGCGACCCCGAGCTGCCGCCGATCCCACCCCACGCGACGTTCGACCAGGTCAAGTCGATGACGGAGGCGTTGGTGAAGGGCGACCCCAACGCCTGGCACCTGCTCGTGCAGGGCGCGAAGACCAAGGCGCAGGAGGTGCTGTCGCGCTCACGGTGA
- a CDS encoding citrate synthase, whose translation MSDATAAQTGGEKVQLRLPTGEHELNVVRAVEGAPGIELGKLLAQTGYITYDPGFVNTGATSSAITYIDGEQGVLRYRGYPIEQLAQHSTFLEVSYLLIYGELPTKDQLEQFTSRVNRHTLLHEDLKRFFDGFPRDAHPMPVLSSAVSALSTFYQDSLDPSNIDNVELSTIRLLAKVPTIAAYAYKKSIGQPFLYPDNSLGLVENFLRMTFGLPAEPYEIDPAMVKALDLLFILHADHEQNCSTSTVRLVGSSEANLFASISAGIMALFGPLHGGANSAVLEMLEGIKAEGGDVDTFVNRVKNKEKGVRLMGFGHRVYKNYDPRAKIIKQTADEILSKIAGGDELLDIAKRLEERALSDDYFVERKLYPNVDFYTGLIYRAMGFPTQFFTVLFALGRLPGWIAHWREMMTDPATKIGRPRQIYTGEKQRDYKPLSER comes from the coding sequence ATGTCCGACGCGACTGCGGCGCAGACCGGGGGCGAGAAGGTACAACTCCGCCTGCCGACTGGCGAGCACGAGTTGAACGTCGTTCGCGCCGTGGAAGGCGCGCCCGGGATCGAGCTCGGGAAGCTGCTCGCACAGACCGGGTACATCACGTACGACCCCGGCTTCGTCAACACCGGAGCCACGTCTTCGGCGATCACCTACATCGACGGCGAACAGGGAGTTCTGCGCTACCGCGGCTACCCCATCGAACAGCTCGCGCAGCACTCGACGTTCCTCGAGGTGTCGTACCTGCTCATCTACGGTGAGCTGCCCACGAAGGACCAGCTGGAGCAGTTCACCTCCAGGGTCAACAGGCACACCCTGCTGCACGAGGACCTGAAGCGGTTCTTCGACGGCTTCCCGCGGGACGCGCACCCGATGCCGGTGCTGTCCAGCGCGGTGTCGGCCCTGTCGACCTTCTACCAGGACTCGCTCGACCCCTCGAACATCGACAACGTCGAGCTGTCGACCATCCGGCTGCTGGCGAAGGTGCCCACCATCGCGGCCTACGCCTACAAGAAGTCGATCGGCCAGCCGTTCCTCTACCCGGACAACTCGCTGGGGCTGGTCGAGAACTTCCTGCGGATGACGTTCGGGCTGCCGGCGGAGCCGTACGAGATCGACCCGGCGATGGTCAAGGCGCTCGACCTGCTGTTCATCCTCCACGCCGACCACGAGCAGAACTGCTCCACGTCGACGGTCCGGCTCGTGGGTTCGTCCGAGGCCAACCTCTTCGCGAGCATCTCGGCGGGCATCATGGCCCTGTTCGGCCCGCTGCACGGCGGTGCCAACAGCGCGGTGCTGGAGATGCTGGAGGGCATCAAGGCCGAGGGTGGCGACGTCGACACGTTCGTCAACCGCGTGAAGAACAAGGAGAAGGGTGTCCGCCTGATGGGCTTCGGGCACCGGGTCTACAAGAACTACGACCCGCGCGCGAAGATCATCAAGCAGACCGCGGACGAGATCCTCTCCAAGATCGCCGGTGGGGACGAGCTGCTCGACATCGCCAAGCGGCTGGAGGAGCGCGCGCTGTCCGACGACTACTTCGTCGAGCGCAAGCTCTACCCGAACGTCGACTTCTACACCGGCCTCATCTACCGGGCCATGGGCTTCCCGACGCAGTTCTTCACGGTGCTGTTCGCCCTGGGCCGCCTGCCGGGCTGGATCGCCCACTGGCGCGAGATGATGACCGACCCGGCCACCAAGATCGGCCGTCCGCGGCAGATCTACACCGGCGAGAAGCAGCGCGACTACAAGCCGCTGTCCGAGCGCTGA
- a CDS encoding carbohydrate kinase family protein: MIVSGGEALVDLVPAAGEGGLLAPRLGGGPYNVALTAARLGVPTAFLSRISTDAFGDALVRRLVESGVDTSLVQRGAEPTTLAVVTLDDDSSARYSFYTEGTADRFVADPGPLPDGTSALAVGTLGMVLDPGARVYETLLRREHARGVLTALDPNIRADMIADGDAYRARFASWLPSVHLLKVSLEDAQWLTGATDPDDVLAAARSWLDAGPGAVVLTKGADGVVLLTSSGLQVTEPVREVAVVDTIGAGDTVQGAVLAWLVRHQVTDVSSLTRAEGRDLLAYAARAAAVTVSRSGAEPPTEEELQQCV; encoded by the coding sequence GTGATCGTGTCCGGTGGTGAAGCGCTCGTCGACCTCGTCCCGGCCGCTGGGGAAGGCGGGTTGCTCGCTCCCCGGCTCGGCGGCGGTCCCTACAACGTGGCTCTGACGGCCGCGCGACTCGGTGTGCCCACGGCGTTCCTCTCACGGATCTCGACCGACGCGTTCGGCGACGCGCTCGTCCGCAGACTCGTGGAGTCCGGTGTGGACACGTCGTTGGTGCAGCGTGGCGCGGAGCCCACCACGCTGGCCGTCGTGACGCTCGACGACGATTCCAGCGCCCGCTACAGCTTCTACACCGAGGGCACCGCCGATCGGTTCGTCGCCGACCCCGGGCCGTTGCCCGACGGCACGAGCGCGCTGGCGGTGGGGACGCTGGGCATGGTGCTCGACCCCGGCGCGCGGGTCTACGAGACGTTGCTGCGACGCGAGCACGCCCGCGGAGTGCTGACGGCGCTCGACCCGAACATCCGCGCCGACATGATCGCCGACGGTGACGCCTACCGGGCGCGCTTCGCCTCGTGGCTGCCGTCGGTGCACCTGCTCAAGGTCTCCCTCGAGGACGCCCAGTGGCTCACGGGAGCGACCGACCCCGACGACGTGCTCGCCGCCGCGCGCTCGTGGCTCGACGCGGGACCCGGCGCGGTGGTCCTGACCAAGGGCGCCGACGGCGTGGTTCTTCTCACGTCGTCCGGCCTCCAGGTCACCGAGCCCGTCCGCGAGGTCGCTGTGGTGGACACCATCGGCGCGGGCGACACGGTGCAGGGCGCCGTCCTGGCGTGGCTGGTGCGTCACCAGGTCACGGACGTGTCTTCCCTGACCAGGGCCGAGGGCCGCGATTTGCTCGCCTACGCGGCGCGTGCGGCGGCCGTCACGGTGTCGCGTAGTGGGGCCGAACCCCCGACCGAGGAGGAGCTGCAGCAATGCGTGTGA
- a CDS encoding TetR/AcrR family transcriptional regulator: MRSTEPRTRRQRVLLAELEELFLAEGFVSFTLDDLAAELRCSKTTLYALAPSKEQLAVKVVAHFFKGAAERIEAQVADIDDAAAAVRTYLAGVSAELDRASTAFMTDVEKFEPARAVYALNSDAAARRIRQFISDGVEQGVFRDTHADAIAEMAGILVEAIQSGVVGMRARTTDAEAFEALAELLLNGLRVGLSH; encoded by the coding sequence ATGCGTTCGACCGAGCCTCGAACTCGGCGTCAGCGGGTGCTGCTGGCCGAGCTCGAGGAGTTGTTCCTCGCCGAGGGTTTCGTCTCCTTCACCCTCGACGATCTGGCCGCTGAACTGCGGTGTTCCAAGACGACGCTGTACGCGCTGGCGCCCAGCAAGGAGCAGCTCGCCGTCAAGGTGGTCGCACACTTCTTCAAGGGTGCGGCAGAGCGGATCGAGGCGCAGGTCGCGGACATCGACGACGCGGCCGCGGCGGTGCGCACGTACCTGGCGGGGGTGTCGGCGGAGCTCGACCGCGCGTCGACGGCGTTCATGACCGACGTCGAGAAGTTCGAACCCGCCCGGGCGGTCTACGCGCTCAACTCCGACGCCGCCGCCCGCCGGATCCGCCAGTTCATCTCCGACGGTGTCGAGCAGGGCGTCTTCCGCGACACTCACGCCGACGCGATCGCCGAGATGGCGGGCATCCTCGTCGAGGCGATCCAGTCGGGCGTCGTGGGAATGCGCGCCCGGACCACCGATGCCGAGGCGTTCGAGGCCCTGGCGGAGCTGCTGCTGAACGGCCTGCGGGTCGGTCTGTCGCACTGA
- a CDS encoding acyl-CoA dehydrogenase family protein, with protein sequence MPTTPTAPTGPTRSAVPRLLPDTESEDLLALTREIARDELAPLAAEYEEKETFPREQFRILGRAGLLGLPYPERWGGGAVPYEVYLQVLEEIARAWMSVGVGLSVHTMSCYALAEYGTDEQRDRWLPSMLEGELLGAYALSELHAGSDAAALSTRARREGDVYVVNGVKAWTTHGGHADYYTTMVRTSDDGGRGISCLLVDGATPGLSAAPPERKMGLTGSTTAQMIFEDVHVDADRLIGAEGQGLKIALSSLASGRLGIAACSVGLAQAALDEAVAYAKQRTQFGKPIIDFQGLEFLLADMAAAVDSARATYLDAARRRDRGLPFTRQSSVAKLVATDAAMKVTTDAVQVLGGAGYTRDFPVERYLREAKVPQIFEGTNQIQRMVIARELRTS encoded by the coding sequence ATGCCCACGACGCCGACCGCACCGACGGGACCCACGAGGTCCGCGGTGCCCCGCCTGCTCCCCGACACCGAATCCGAGGACCTGCTCGCCCTGACCAGGGAGATCGCCCGCGACGAGCTGGCTCCCCTGGCTGCGGAGTACGAGGAGAAGGAGACCTTCCCCCGCGAGCAGTTCCGCATCCTCGGCCGGGCGGGCCTGCTGGGGCTGCCCTACCCGGAGCGCTGGGGCGGCGGCGCCGTGCCGTACGAGGTGTACCTCCAGGTGCTGGAGGAGATCGCCAGGGCGTGGATGTCGGTGGGCGTCGGACTCTCCGTGCACACGATGTCGTGCTACGCGCTCGCCGAGTACGGCACCGACGAGCAGCGGGACCGCTGGCTGCCGTCGATGCTGGAGGGCGAGCTCCTCGGCGCGTACGCGCTGTCGGAGCTCCACGCCGGGTCGGATGCCGCCGCGCTGTCCACGCGGGCTCGGCGGGAGGGCGACGTCTACGTGGTCAACGGTGTGAAGGCGTGGACCACCCACGGCGGCCACGCGGACTACTACACGACGATGGTGCGCACCTCGGACGACGGCGGTCGCGGCATCAGCTGCCTGCTCGTGGACGGCGCCACACCGGGCCTGTCCGCGGCGCCGCCCGAACGCAAGATGGGGCTCACCGGCTCCACCACCGCGCAGATGATCTTCGAAGACGTGCACGTGGACGCCGACCGGCTCATCGGCGCCGAAGGCCAGGGGTTGAAGATCGCGCTGTCGTCGCTGGCCTCGGGACGGCTCGGCATCGCCGCCTGCTCCGTCGGACTCGCCCAGGCCGCGCTCGACGAGGCCGTCGCCTACGCGAAGCAGCGCACCCAGTTCGGAAAGCCGATCATCGACTTCCAGGGACTGGAGTTCCTACTCGCCGACATGGCCGCCGCCGTGGACTCCGCGCGGGCCACGTACCTCGACGCCGCCCGCCGTCGCGACCGGGGACTGCCCTTCACCCGGCAGTCGTCGGTGGCGAAGCTCGTCGCCACCGACGCCGCCATGAAGGTGACCACCGACGCCGTCCAGGTGCTCGGCGGCGCCGGCTACACGCGGGACTTCCCCGTGGAGCGCTACCTGCGCGAGGCGAAGGTCCCGCAGATCTTCGAGGGCACGAACCAGATCCAGCGCATGGTCATCGCGCGGGAACTGCGCACATCATGA
- a CDS encoding amidohydrolase — MTTAIIGGYVVPVDGQPIDGGTVLVEDGKIVAVGTQAEVDVPDGAELVDASGSWVLPGFIDAHAHLGVHEEGEGWSGNDVNEMTDPNGARFRALDGIDPYEVGFDDALAGGVTSVVIKPGSGNPIGGQTVGVKTWGRTVVDMVFAEDVSVKSALGENPKRVYGEKDKTPATRLGVAATLREAFTRARNYAAQRDAARAEGKPFDVDLTLETLTRVLDGELYWDQHTHRADDIVTAVRLAEEFGYKLVVNHGTEGHLIADFLAERNVPVILGPLFTSRSKVELRNRTLRSAGILTRAGVEVAITTDHPVVPINFLVYQAALAVKDGLDPEAALRTLTVNPARILGLDDRVGALKPGLDADVVIWSGDPLDVMNRALRVFVRGREVYHFDEAAGDGVVADRRYRE, encoded by the coding sequence ATGACGACTGCGATCATTGGCGGATACGTGGTTCCCGTCGACGGGCAACCGATCGACGGCGGGACCGTACTGGTCGAGGACGGCAAGATCGTCGCCGTGGGCACGCAGGCTGAGGTCGACGTGCCCGACGGCGCCGAACTCGTGGACGCGTCCGGCTCGTGGGTGCTTCCGGGCTTCATCGACGCGCACGCGCACCTCGGCGTCCACGAGGAGGGCGAGGGCTGGTCCGGCAACGACGTCAACGAGATGACCGACCCGAACGGCGCCCGCTTCCGGGCTCTGGACGGCATCGACCCGTACGAGGTCGGGTTCGACGACGCGCTGGCGGGCGGCGTCACCAGCGTGGTGATCAAGCCCGGGTCCGGTAACCCGATCGGCGGCCAGACGGTCGGCGTGAAGACGTGGGGCCGCACGGTGGTCGACATGGTCTTCGCCGAGGACGTCAGCGTGAAGAGCGCGCTGGGCGAGAACCCGAAGCGCGTCTACGGCGAGAAGGACAAGACCCCGGCGACCCGGCTCGGTGTCGCGGCGACCCTGCGCGAGGCGTTCACTAGGGCGCGCAACTACGCCGCCCAGCGCGACGCCGCCCGCGCCGAGGGCAAGCCGTTCGACGTGGACCTGACGCTGGAGACCCTGACGCGCGTCCTGGACGGCGAACTCTACTGGGACCAGCACACCCACCGCGCCGACGACATCGTCACGGCCGTGCGGCTCGCCGAGGAGTTCGGCTACAAGCTCGTCGTGAACCACGGCACCGAGGGACACCTCATCGCCGACTTCCTCGCCGAGCGGAACGTCCCGGTGATCCTCGGGCCGCTGTTCACCAGCCGCAGCAAGGTGGAGCTGCGCAACCGCACCCTGCGCTCGGCGGGCATCCTCACCAGGGCGGGCGTGGAGGTCGCGATCACCACGGACCACCCGGTGGTCCCGATCAACTTCCTCGTCTACCAGGCCGCGCTCGCGGTCAAGGACGGCCTGGACCCGGAGGCCGCGCTGCGGACGTTGACGGTGAACCCCGCCCGCATCCTCGGTCTGGACGACCGGGTGGGCGCGCTCAAGCCGGGGCTGGACGCCGACGTGGTGATCTGGTCGGGTGACCCGCTGGACGTCATGAACCGCGCCCTGCGCGTGTTCGTCCGGGGCCGCGAGGTGTACCACTTCGACGAGGCGGCCGGCGACGGTGTGGTCGCCGACCGCCGCTATCGCGAGTGA